A single Comamonas sp. NLF-1-9 DNA region contains:
- a CDS encoding shikimate kinase, translated as MATRCTLVGMPGSGKSTVGRHLARRLGCDFVDMDQQLEQRLGCSIRSYFEAQGEAAFRAHEAALLAELAAQPGAIVLSTGGGVVLRADNRALLRTHCAPVFYLRANADEIFHRLRHDRKRPLLQVDNPQERLRLLFRERDPLYREVAHYVMETRRASVQALVSRVQMQLDMAAPGGPGKPIAD; from the coding sequence ATGGCAACGCGCTGCACCCTGGTGGGCATGCCGGGTTCGGGCAAATCCACGGTGGGCCGCCACCTGGCGCGGCGGCTGGGCTGCGACTTCGTGGACATGGACCAGCAGCTCGAGCAGCGCCTGGGCTGCAGCATCCGCAGCTACTTCGAGGCCCAGGGCGAAGCCGCGTTTCGCGCGCACGAAGCGGCGCTGCTGGCCGAGCTGGCCGCGCAGCCCGGCGCCATCGTGCTGTCCACCGGCGGCGGCGTGGTGCTGCGCGCCGACAACCGCGCGCTCTTGCGCACGCACTGCGCGCCGGTGTTCTACCTGCGCGCCAACGCCGACGAAATCTTTCACCGCCTGCGCCACGACCGCAAGCGCCCGCTGCTGCAGGTGGACAACCCGCAGGAGCGCCTGCGCCTGCTGTTTCGCGAGCGCGACCCGCTGTACCGCGAAGTGGCGCACTACGTGATGGAAACCCGCCGCGCCAGCGTGCAGGCGCTGGTGAGCAGGGTGCAGATGCAGCTGGACATGGCCGCGCCTGGCGGGCCTGGCAAGCCGATCGCTGACTGA
- a CDS encoding acyloxyacyl hydrolase encodes MPLLRFFPAALVALLAAGAAAQPLDAQATFYLQGSASSGGTHLLTLGTTLPWKTSGWQLASGTLSGHWDAYASRWNYRGVRHSGLWLLGLTPVLRWTPDAGQAPWFVQAGIGITLMDHLYRKPGKAFSTAFNFASHLGVGLRFGEQRQQEVMLSVQHISNARIKRPNPGINLVQLRYALHW; translated from the coding sequence ATGCCCCTGCTTCGCTTTTTTCCTGCAGCCCTTGTGGCGCTGCTTGCAGCGGGCGCCGCGGCCCAGCCGCTCGATGCGCAAGCCACGTTCTACCTGCAGGGCAGCGCCTCTTCGGGCGGCACCCATTTGCTGACGCTGGGCACCACGCTGCCCTGGAAGACGAGCGGCTGGCAGCTCGCAAGTGGCACGCTCAGCGGCCATTGGGACGCCTACGCCAGCCGCTGGAACTACCGCGGCGTGCGCCACAGCGGCCTGTGGCTGCTCGGACTCACGCCGGTGCTGCGCTGGACGCCCGACGCAGGGCAGGCCCCGTGGTTCGTGCAGGCGGGCATAGGCATCACGCTGATGGACCACCTCTACCGCAAGCCGGGCAAGGCCTTCAGCACCGCCTTCAACTTTGCTTCGCACCTGGGTGTGGGGCTGCGCTTTGGCGAGCAGCGCCAGCAGGAAGTGATGCTCAGCGTGCAGCACATCTCCAACGCGCGCATCAAGCGGCCCAACCCCGGCATCAATCTGGTGCAGCTGCGCTACGCGCTGCACTGGTAG
- a CDS encoding cation-translocating P-type ATPase translates to MNTATASTTATLDLGVGGMTCASCVARVERAVRKLPGVQDASVNLATESLHLSYDGAEPDMELRARRAVRNAGYEPRGLQEQQTEAAQQGPWTGFAPVAAGLLLSAPLVLPMFGDLFGRAWMLPAWLQFVLATPVQFILGARFYRAGWHAARALSGNMDLLVALGTSAGYGLSLWLWWTAPAGHAPHLYFEASAVVISLVLLGKWLETRAKRQTTAAIRALHALRPDTVALLTPDGEVQVPIAEIMVGDQLVVRPGERIPTDALVLEGESQVDESMLTGEPLPVPRAKGSSVTGGAINGEGRLVLQVSATGSETVLARIIRLVEDAQAAKAPIQRLVDKVSAVFVPVVLLIGLFTLLAWLWAGAGLEASLIHAVAVLVIACPCALGLATPAAIMAGTGVAARHGILIKDALALELAHRVATVAFDKTGTLTEGKPRVSAFVPAEGEDESALLAALASLQSGSEHPLARAVVQAARERGLPVLTPQAVRAVAGRGTEGQVQGRSYLIGSLRWMQELGLALGSLDARARALQAEGATLSVMAERGADGLQPRALLAFGDQPKPGARQALATLRARGLRSVMISGDNRGAAEAMARRLGLRPEEGEVLAEVLPGDKAAAIRQLQAGGAVVAMVGDGVNDAPALAAADVGMAMGNGTDVAMHAAGITLMRGDPQLVAAALDISHRTVLKIRQNLFWAFIYNVAGIPLAALGYLSPVVAGAAMALSSVSVMANALLLRRWRPQGENRASSATQ, encoded by the coding sequence ATGAATACCGCCACAGCAAGCACCACTGCCACCCTCGACCTGGGTGTGGGGGGCATGACCTGCGCCAGCTGCGTCGCCCGGGTGGAGCGCGCGGTGCGCAAGCTGCCCGGCGTGCAGGACGCGAGCGTGAATCTGGCCACCGAATCGCTGCACCTGAGCTACGACGGCGCCGAGCCCGACATGGAGCTGCGCGCGCGCCGCGCGGTGCGCAATGCCGGCTACGAGCCGCGCGGCCTGCAGGAGCAGCAAACCGAGGCGGCGCAGCAAGGCCCCTGGACCGGCTTTGCCCCGGTGGCCGCCGGCCTGCTGCTGTCTGCGCCGCTGGTGCTGCCGATGTTTGGCGACCTCTTCGGTCGCGCCTGGATGCTGCCCGCCTGGCTGCAGTTTGTGCTGGCCACCCCGGTGCAATTCATTCTGGGCGCGCGCTTCTACCGCGCCGGCTGGCATGCGGCCAGAGCGCTCAGCGGCAACATGGACCTGCTGGTGGCGCTGGGCACGAGCGCGGGCTACGGCCTGTCCCTGTGGCTGTGGTGGACTGCGCCCGCAGGGCATGCGCCGCACCTGTACTTCGAGGCCTCGGCGGTGGTCATCAGCCTGGTGCTGCTGGGCAAGTGGCTGGAGACGCGCGCCAAGCGCCAGACGACCGCGGCCATACGCGCCCTGCACGCGCTGCGCCCCGATACCGTGGCCCTGCTCACGCCGGACGGCGAGGTGCAGGTGCCGATCGCCGAAATCATGGTGGGCGACCAGCTCGTGGTACGCCCGGGCGAGCGCATTCCCACCGACGCGCTGGTGCTCGAAGGCGAGTCGCAGGTGGACGAATCCATGCTCACCGGCGAGCCGCTGCCGGTGCCGCGCGCCAAGGGCAGCAGCGTCACCGGCGGCGCGATCAACGGTGAAGGCCGCTTGGTGCTGCAGGTCAGCGCCACCGGCAGCGAAACCGTGCTGGCACGCATCATTCGCCTGGTGGAAGACGCCCAGGCGGCCAAGGCGCCGATCCAGCGCCTGGTGGACAAGGTCTCGGCGGTCTTCGTGCCGGTGGTGTTGCTGATCGGGCTGTTCACGCTGCTCGCCTGGCTGTGGGCCGGCGCGGGTCTGGAGGCTTCACTGATCCACGCGGTCGCGGTGCTGGTCATCGCCTGCCCCTGCGCGCTGGGCCTGGCCACGCCCGCAGCCATCATGGCCGGCACTGGCGTGGCGGCGCGCCACGGCATCCTGATCAAGGACGCGCTGGCGCTGGAGCTTGCCCACCGGGTGGCCACCGTTGCCTTCGACAAGACCGGCACGCTGACCGAAGGCAAACCGCGCGTGAGCGCCTTCGTGCCCGCCGAGGGCGAGGACGAGAGCGCGCTGCTGGCCGCACTCGCCAGCCTGCAAAGCGGCAGCGAACACCCGCTGGCGCGCGCGGTGGTGCAGGCGGCGCGCGAACGCGGCCTGCCGGTACTCACCCCGCAAGCGGTGCGCGCCGTGGCCGGCCGCGGCACCGAGGGGCAGGTGCAAGGTCGCAGCTACCTGATCGGCAGTCTGCGCTGGATGCAAGAGCTCGGGCTGGCGCTGGGCAGCCTGGACGCGCGTGCCCGGGCGCTGCAGGCCGAGGGCGCAACGCTGTCCGTGATGGCCGAGCGCGGCGCCGACGGCCTGCAACCGCGCGCCCTGCTCGCCTTTGGCGACCAGCCCAAGCCCGGCGCGCGCCAGGCATTGGCCACGCTGCGCGCGCGCGGGCTGCGCAGCGTGATGATTTCCGGCGACAACCGCGGCGCGGCCGAGGCAATGGCGCGCCGCCTGGGCCTGCGCCCCGAAGAGGGCGAGGTCCTGGCCGAGGTGCTGCCCGGCGACAAGGCCGCGGCCATCCGCCAGCTGCAGGCCGGCGGCGCCGTCGTGGCCATGGTGGGCGACGGCGTGAACGACGCCCCGGCGCTGGCTGCGGCCGACGTGGGCATGGCCATGGGCAATGGCACCGACGTGGCCATGCACGCGGCCGGGATCACGCTGATGCGCGGCGACCCGCAGCTCGTGGCCGCGGCGCTGGACATCTCGCACCGCACGGTGCTCAAGATCCGCCAGAACCTGTTCTGGGCCTTCATCTACAACGTGGCTGGCATTCCGCTGGCGGCGCTGGGCTATCTGAGCCCGGTGGTTGCCGGCGCGGCCATGGCGCTGAGCTCGGTCAGCGTCATGGCCAATGCGCTGCTGCTGCGCCGCTGGCGCCCGCAGGGCGAGAATCGGGCATCCAGCGCGACCCAATAA
- a CDS encoding DUF3293 domain-containing protein: MSAIPAELLAAYLETEYRVGGDAPFVLRIGEASAALRALHQRRRVQCSAFLSAANPGSQLLEPATNAQRHQALLTQLRRLGYAPLPGLGQHPLNGWPAEASWLVPGLAREAALQLARQWGQIALVFSAQDAIPGLVFTACG, translated from the coding sequence GTGTCCGCGATCCCCGCCGAACTGCTCGCCGCCTATCTGGAGACCGAATACCGGGTGGGCGGCGACGCGCCCTTCGTGCTGCGCATAGGCGAGGCCAGCGCTGCGCTGCGCGCCCTGCACCAGCGCCGGCGGGTGCAATGCAGCGCCTTCCTGAGTGCAGCCAACCCCGGCAGCCAGCTGCTGGAGCCGGCCACCAACGCCCAGCGCCACCAGGCCTTGCTGACGCAGCTGCGCCGCCTCGGTTACGCCCCGCTGCCCGGCCTGGGTCAGCACCCACTCAACGGCTGGCCCGCAGAAGCCAGTTGGCTGGTACCCGGCCTTGCGCGAGAAGCGGCGCTGCAACTGGCCAGGCAATGGGGTCAGATCGCGCTGGTGTTCAGCGCCCAGGACGCCATACCCGGCCTGGTCTTCACGGCCTGTGGATAA
- a CDS encoding acetyl-CoA C-acyltransferase family protein, translating to MSQREVFVVGTARTAVGSFGGSLKDVPNTQLATTVVKAAMQRAGIDPKAVGQVVIGNVIPTDVRDAYLSRVAAIDAGCPIETPAFNVNRLCGSGLQAIVSAAQAIQLGDCDAAVGGGSESMSRGPFFDTAARWGARMGDAKLVDYMIGILHDPWQKLHMGVTAENVAERYKISREMQDQLAAESHRRAAAAIAAGHFKEQIVPIEIKTRKGTVVFDTDEHVRSDTTAEALAGMKPVFKKEGGTVTAGNASGINDGAGAVVLVGGDRLQALGVKPLARLVGYAHAGVDPSYMGIGPVPATQKVLQRTGIKLADIDVIEANEAFAAQACAVTQELGMDPAKVNPNGSGISLGHPVGATGAIITTKAIAELQRTGGRYALVTMCIGGGQGIAAIFERV from the coding sequence ATGTCCCAACGTGAAGTCTTTGTCGTGGGCACCGCCCGCACCGCCGTCGGCAGTTTTGGCGGTTCGCTCAAGGACGTGCCCAACACCCAGCTCGCCACCACCGTGGTCAAGGCGGCGATGCAGCGCGCCGGCATCGACCCCAAGGCCGTGGGCCAGGTGGTCATCGGCAACGTGATCCCTACCGACGTGCGCGACGCCTACCTCTCGCGCGTGGCCGCCATCGACGCGGGCTGCCCCATCGAAACCCCGGCGTTCAACGTCAACCGCCTGTGCGGCTCGGGCCTGCAAGCCATCGTCTCGGCGGCCCAGGCCATCCAGTTGGGTGACTGCGATGCGGCCGTCGGCGGCGGCTCTGAATCCATGAGCCGCGGGCCCTTCTTTGACACCGCCGCGCGCTGGGGCGCACGCATGGGCGACGCCAAGCTCGTCGACTACATGATCGGCATCCTGCACGACCCCTGGCAAAAGCTGCACATGGGCGTGACGGCGGAAAACGTCGCAGAGCGCTACAAGATCAGCCGCGAGATGCAAGACCAGCTCGCCGCCGAAAGCCACCGCCGCGCCGCCGCCGCGATTGCTGCCGGCCACTTCAAGGAGCAGATCGTCCCCATCGAGATCAAGACGCGCAAGGGCACCGTCGTCTTTGACACCGACGAGCACGTGCGCTCCGACACCACGGCAGAGGCTCTCGCCGGCATGAAGCCGGTGTTCAAGAAGGAGGGCGGCACGGTGACGGCAGGCAATGCCTCGGGCATCAACGACGGCGCGGGCGCCGTGGTGCTGGTCGGCGGCGACCGGCTGCAGGCCCTGGGCGTGAAGCCCCTGGCGCGCCTGGTCGGCTACGCCCACGCCGGAGTAGACCCCAGCTACATGGGCATAGGCCCGGTGCCCGCCACGCAAAAGGTCTTGCAGCGCACCGGCATCAAGCTCGCCGACATCGACGTGATCGAGGCGAACGAAGCCTTCGCCGCCCAGGCCTGCGCCGTCACGCAGGAACTCGGCATGGACCCGGCCAAGGTCAACCCCAACGGCTCGGGCATCTCGCTGGGCCACCCGGTGGGCGCCACCGGCGCCATCATCACCACCAAGGCGATTGCCGAGCTGCAGCGCACCGGCGGGCGCTACGCGCTGGTGACCATGTGCATAGGCGGCGGCCAGGGCATCGCCGCCATCTTCGAGCGGGTCTGA
- a CDS encoding Spy/CpxP family protein refolding chaperone produces the protein MKKLTTPVWAALAAAALALGAAGVQAADQAPAQTQAQAQVQGAAPAAADRHAERRARWQQKREQRAQRLKEKLQLSAAQMPAWERFQQALQPAEHARLQRGELKGLSTPERIDRMRALREQQMARMDQRDEAVKAFYAQLNAEQQKVFDAQGLRGGHHGHGERHGAHRHGQQQRGASAS, from the coding sequence ATGAAGAAACTCACCACCCCCGTCTGGGCCGCGCTGGCCGCGGCGGCGCTGGCTCTGGGCGCCGCTGGCGTGCAGGCGGCCGATCAGGCCCCCGCGCAAACCCAGGCGCAGGCCCAGGTGCAAGGCGCCGCCCCGGCGGCCGCCGACCGCCATGCCGAGCGGCGCGCACGCTGGCAGCAAAAGCGCGAGCAGCGCGCGCAACGGCTCAAGGAAAAGCTGCAACTGAGCGCCGCCCAAATGCCCGCCTGGGAGCGCTTTCAACAGGCGCTGCAGCCCGCCGAGCACGCGCGCCTGCAGCGCGGCGAGCTCAAGGGCTTGAGCACCCCAGAGCGCATCGACCGCATGCGTGCGCTGCGGGAGCAGCAGATGGCGCGCATGGACCAGCGCGACGAGGCGGTCAAGGCCTTCTACGCCCAGCTCAACGCCGAGCAGCAAAAGGTGTTTGATGCTCAGGGCCTGCGCGGCGGGCACCACGGCCATGGCGAGCGCCACGGTGCGCACCGCCACGGGCAGCAGCAGCGCGGCGCCTCGGCTTCCTGA
- the recX gene encoding recombination regulator RecX, protein MKSPPTLKARALRLLAQREHSRAELMAKLSRHVQEGEDLPALLDALAAKGFIDEARVAESLLHRRAPLLGSQRVLQELRSKGLSEELLRASAEQLAGTELARALAVWRKRFGDGPVPADARERARQMRFLAARGFSGETVRRALALAGGSQAASGCEPDHGL, encoded by the coding sequence ATGAAGTCTCCCCCTACGCTCAAGGCCCGCGCGCTGCGCCTGCTTGCCCAGCGCGAGCATTCGCGCGCCGAACTCATGGCCAAGCTCTCGCGCCATGTGCAAGAGGGCGAGGACCTGCCGGCATTGCTGGACGCGCTGGCCGCCAAGGGTTTCATCGACGAGGCGCGCGTGGCCGAGTCGCTGCTGCACCGGCGCGCGCCGCTGCTGGGCAGCCAGCGCGTGCTGCAAGAGCTACGCAGCAAGGGCTTGAGCGAGGAGCTGCTGCGCGCCAGCGCCGAGCAGCTCGCGGGCACGGAGCTGGCGCGGGCGCTGGCGGTCTGGCGCAAGCGCTTTGGCGACGGCCCGGTGCCCGCCGATGCGCGCGAACGCGCGCGCCAGATGCGCTTTCTCGCAGCCCGGGGTTTTTCTGGCGAGACCGTGCGCCGCGCGCTCGCGCTCGCGGGCGGGTCGCAGGCGGCATCCGGCTGCGAGCCCGACCACGGGCTCTGA
- a CDS encoding enoyl-CoA hydratase/isomerase family protein, whose product MADDTLLVSREGAIATLQFNRPEALNALNLEMALAFLAAMREIAADNTVRAVVLKGAGRAFIAGGDLAVLRANPVEGARTLLGPLNEAIRLMHQMDAPIIAQVHGASAGGGLSLMLMCDFVLAAEGSKFNLAYINLGTNCDLGGSWALPRLTGLRHALEIALLGESLSAEDALRLGLINRVLPAGELQTATQALARCLASGPTLAYGRMKRLMRESFDRDLASQLEAEALSFEACAGTDDLREGLEAFFERRPPVFRGH is encoded by the coding sequence ATGGCCGACGACACCTTGCTCGTCTCGCGTGAGGGCGCCATCGCCACGCTGCAGTTCAACCGCCCCGAGGCGCTCAATGCGCTGAACCTGGAGATGGCGCTCGCCTTCCTCGCCGCGATGCGCGAGATTGCGGCGGACAACACGGTGCGCGCCGTCGTGCTCAAGGGCGCGGGCCGCGCCTTCATCGCCGGGGGCGACCTGGCCGTGCTGCGTGCCAACCCGGTCGAAGGCGCACGCACGCTGCTCGGCCCGCTGAACGAGGCGATCCGCCTGATGCACCAGATGGACGCGCCGATCATCGCCCAGGTGCATGGCGCGTCGGCCGGCGGCGGCTTGTCGCTGATGCTGATGTGCGACTTCGTCCTCGCGGCCGAAGGCAGCAAGTTCAATCTGGCCTACATCAATCTGGGCACCAACTGCGACCTGGGCGGCTCCTGGGCGCTGCCGCGCCTGACCGGCCTGCGCCACGCGCTGGAGATCGCGCTGCTGGGCGAGAGCCTGAGCGCCGAAGACGCGCTGCGCCTGGGCCTGATCAACCGCGTGCTGCCCGCCGGTGAACTGCAAACGGCCACGCAGGCGCTGGCCCGGTGCCTGGCCAGCGGCCCCACCCTGGCCTATGGCCGCATGAAACGCCTGATGCGCGAAAGTTTTGACCGCGACCTGGCAAGCCAGCTGGAGGCCGAGGCACTATCCTTTGAAGCCTGCGCCGGCACCGACGATCTGCGCGAAGGCCTGGAGGCCTTCTTCGAGCGGCGCCCGCCGGTGTTTCGCGGCCATTGA
- a CDS encoding nucleoside recognition domain-containing protein — protein MALNFVWVGFFLLAFASACVRWWLGDVDIFQRLLGAMFDGARSGFEISLGLAGIMALWLGLMRVGEKAGMVELLARLAQPLLRRLFPEVPAGHPAQGAMTLNISANLLGLDNAATPLGLTAMRELQTLNREAESTASNAQIMFVVMNTAGLTLIPTSVIAIRQSVALQQGITSGFNAADIFLPTLIVTFIGLLTGVLAVAMAQRLPLWRARLLLPVLGVAGVLLGSVALLARLPAEQAARIAGSTGAGVILAIVALFLVAGVWRRINVYDAFVDGARQGFDVAVQIVPYLVAILVAIGVFRAAGGMDAILTVLGHAIGALGLPTDFLPALPVGLMKVLSGAGARGLMIDVLQTHGVDSFVGRLASIIQGSTETTFYVLAVYFGSVGVKHTRHALACTLLADAVGLIAAIFVGYAMLR, from the coding sequence ATGGCGCTCAATTTCGTCTGGGTCGGGTTCTTTTTGCTGGCCTTTGCCAGCGCCTGCGTGCGCTGGTGGCTGGGCGATGTGGACATCTTCCAGCGCCTGCTCGGCGCGATGTTCGACGGCGCGCGCTCGGGCTTTGAAATCTCGCTCGGCCTGGCCGGCATCATGGCCTTGTGGCTGGGTCTGATGCGCGTGGGCGAAAAGGCCGGCATGGTCGAGCTGCTGGCACGCCTGGCCCAGCCCCTGCTGCGCCGCCTGTTCCCCGAAGTGCCCGCCGGGCACCCGGCGCAGGGCGCGATGACGCTGAACATCTCGGCCAACCTGCTCGGCCTGGACAACGCCGCCACGCCCCTGGGATTGACCGCGATGCGCGAACTGCAAACCCTCAACCGCGAGGCTGAAAGCACGGCGAGCAACGCGCAGATCATGTTCGTGGTGATGAACACCGCCGGGCTCACGCTGATTCCGACATCGGTCATCGCGATCCGCCAGAGCGTTGCGCTGCAGCAGGGCATCACCAGCGGCTTCAACGCCGCCGACATCTTCCTGCCCACGCTCATCGTCACCTTCATCGGCCTGCTCACCGGCGTGCTGGCGGTCGCCATGGCGCAGCGCCTGCCCTTGTGGCGCGCACGCCTGCTGCTGCCGGTACTGGGCGTGGCAGGCGTGCTCCTGGGCAGCGTCGCGCTGCTCGCGCGCCTGCCGGCCGAGCAGGCCGCGCGCATCGCGGGCAGCACCGGCGCCGGCGTGATCCTGGCCATCGTCGCACTCTTCCTGGTCGCCGGCGTGTGGCGGCGCATCAATGTGTATGACGCCTTCGTCGACGGCGCGCGCCAGGGCTTTGACGTGGCGGTGCAGATCGTGCCCTACCTCGTTGCCATCCTGGTTGCCATCGGCGTGTTCCGCGCGGCCGGCGGCATGGACGCCATCCTCACCGTGCTCGGCCACGCCATCGGCGCGCTGGGCTTGCCCACCGACTTTCTGCCCGCCCTGCCCGTGGGCCTGATGAAGGTGCTCTCCGGCGCCGGTGCGCGCGGCTTGATGATCGACGTGCTGCAAACCCACGGCGTCGATTCCTTCGTCGGGCGCCTGGCAAGCATCATCCAGGGCTCGACCGAAACCACCTTCTACGTGCTCGCGGTGTATTTTGGCAGCGTGGGCGTCAAGCACACGCGCCATGCGCTTGCCTGTACGCTGCTGGCGGATGCGGTGGGGTTGATCGCCGCCATTTTTGTCGGGTATGCGATGCTGCGTTGA
- a CDS encoding recombination-associated protein RdgC — translation MFKNLILYRIHPGWSPDLGALQDALASLPFVPCSASQEQSAGWVPPRGQEHGALAESVAAQWLLCWQTESRMLPASVVAQRVQEKVQAITRDSGRIPGRKEKRELKDEARLDLLPRAFTQRRSLRVWLDPHARLLAIDSSNQTRADAVTTALVKALPGFALALLDTRTSPQAAMSTWLSERQAPAGFSIDNECELKSGAADKAAVRYARHPLDIDEVPEHIRAGKLPTRLAMSWQARVSFVLTEGLQLRRLALLETQAQENQRSDDDFDANLALYTGELSQMLPALIEALGGEQPAA, via the coding sequence TTGTTCAAAAACCTCATCCTCTATCGCATTCACCCCGGCTGGAGTCCGGACCTTGGCGCACTGCAGGACGCGCTCGCCAGCCTGCCCTTTGTGCCCTGCAGCGCCAGCCAGGAGCAATCGGCCGGCTGGGTGCCGCCGCGCGGGCAGGAGCACGGCGCGCTGGCCGAGAGCGTGGCCGCTCAGTGGCTGCTGTGCTGGCAAACCGAAAGCCGCATGCTGCCGGCCAGCGTGGTCGCCCAGCGCGTGCAAGAAAAAGTGCAGGCCATTACCCGCGACAGCGGCCGCATACCCGGGCGCAAGGAAAAGCGCGAGCTCAAGGACGAAGCGCGGCTGGACCTGCTGCCGCGCGCCTTCACCCAGCGGCGCAGCCTGCGCGTATGGCTGGACCCGCACGCGCGCCTGCTGGCGATCGACAGCAGCAACCAGACCCGCGCCGACGCGGTAACTACCGCACTGGTCAAGGCGCTGCCCGGTTTTGCCCTTGCGCTGCTCGATACGCGCACCAGCCCGCAGGCGGCGATGAGCACCTGGCTGAGCGAGCGCCAGGCGCCGGCCGGTTTCAGCATCGACAACGAGTGCGAGCTCAAGTCCGGCGCCGCCGACAAGGCCGCGGTGCGCTACGCCCGCCATCCGCTGGACATCGACGAAGTGCCCGAGCACATTCGCGCCGGCAAGCTGCCCACGCGCCTGGCCATGAGCTGGCAGGCGCGCGTGAGCTTCGTGCTGACCGAAGGCCTGCAACTGCGCCGCCTGGCGCTGCTGGAAACCCAGGCTCAGGAAAACCAGCGCAGCGATGACGACTTCGACGCCAATCTTGCGCTCTACACCGGCGAACTCAGCCAGATGCTACCCGCGCTGATCGAAGCCCTGGGCGGCGAGCAGCCCGCTGCCTGA
- a CDS encoding MOSC domain-containing protein: MQPRVLGTVHTVLRGPARPYLRLDGRDGGLSAIDKQAVTGPVQVGFDGLAGDEQGDRRVHGGPDKAVHQYALEHYEAWRRELGPLAVLQAPPAFGENFSSTGVSEEDICLGDRLRVGSCVLEVSQSRQPCWKLNTRFGRADMALRVQQSGRTGWYYRVLEPGQVQAGDKLNLLERPHPRWPLSRVITLLYVKVLDLAQLRELAGLPLTPSWQKLVRHRLERHSVEDWERRTLG; encoded by the coding sequence ATGCAGCCTCGTGTCCTCGGCACCGTCCACACCGTCTTGCGCGGGCCCGCCCGGCCCTATCTGCGCCTGGACGGCCGCGACGGGGGCTTGAGCGCCATCGACAAACAGGCCGTCACCGGGCCGGTGCAGGTCGGGTTCGACGGGCTGGCGGGCGATGAACAAGGCGATCGGCGCGTGCACGGCGGCCCCGACAAGGCGGTGCACCAGTATGCGCTGGAGCACTACGAGGCCTGGCGCCGAGAGCTCGGGCCGCTGGCCGTGCTGCAGGCGCCGCCCGCGTTTGGCGAGAACTTCTCCAGCACCGGCGTGAGCGAAGAGGACATTTGTCTGGGCGACCGGCTGCGCGTGGGCAGCTGCGTGCTCGAGGTCTCGCAGAGCCGCCAGCCCTGCTGGAAGCTCAACACCCGCTTCGGGCGCGCCGACATGGCGCTGCGCGTGCAGCAAAGCGGGCGCACCGGCTGGTACTACCGCGTGCTCGAACCCGGCCAGGTGCAGGCGGGCGACAAGCTGAACCTGCTCGAGCGCCCGCATCCCCGGTGGCCGCTGTCGCGCGTGATCACGCTGCTCTACGTCAAGGTGCTCGACCTCGCGCAGCTGCGCGAGCTCGCTGGCCTGCCGCTGACGCCCTCCTGGCAGAAGCTGGTGCGCCATCGGCTGGAGCGCCACAGCGTGGAAGACTGGGAACGGCGCACGCTGGGCTGA
- a CDS encoding C40 family peptidase, translating to MLRRSLLIAPVGGLLAACGAPRLAPPGAEWDALSPPPPSRISDEEASDIAIHALGLVGTPYRYGGNTPEGGFDCSGLIGYVYGKSVTGMRPPRTVAGLSGFGAPLARNGLRSGDLVLFGSGRPTHAGIYVGQGRFVHAPSSGGTVRLDRLDGPYWSRQATSYRRP from the coding sequence ATGCTACGCCGCAGCCTCCTGATTGCCCCCGTGGGCGGCCTGCTTGCCGCCTGCGGGGCGCCGCGCCTGGCGCCGCCCGGTGCCGAATGGGACGCGCTGAGCCCGCCCCCGCCCAGCCGCATCAGCGACGAAGAGGCGAGCGACATCGCCATCCATGCGCTCGGCCTGGTGGGCACGCCTTACCGCTACGGCGGCAACACGCCCGAGGGCGGCTTCGACTGCAGCGGCCTGATCGGCTATGTCTATGGCAAAAGTGTTACCGGCATGCGCCCGCCGCGCACCGTCGCCGGGCTCAGCGGTTTCGGCGCGCCGCTGGCGCGCAATGGCTTGCGCAGCGGCGACCTGGTGTTGTTCGGCAGCGGCCGGCCGACGCACGCGGGCATTTACGTGGGGCAGGGGCGTTTTGTGCATGCGCCGTCCAGCGGCGGCACGGTGCGCCTGGACCGTCTGGACGGCCCCTACTGGTCGCGCCAGGCCACGAGCTACCGCCGCCCCTGA
- a CDS encoding PACE efflux transporter: MSASHQATGLQGPWRRVIYVTIYEIIAIIASGLLFIVIGQQPGESGVMAVAASVIAVLWNVSFNAAFEWWEARQSVKGRSVARRVAHAIGFEGGLALILIPLMAWWFEVTLWQALVMEGALVVFFLVYTYVFNWGFDHFFGLPASAQAGV; encoded by the coding sequence ATGTCCGCTTCCCATCAGGCCACGGGGCTGCAAGGCCCCTGGCGCCGGGTGATTTACGTCACCATCTACGAGATCATCGCCATCATCGCATCCGGCCTGCTCTTCATCGTCATAGGGCAGCAGCCGGGCGAATCCGGCGTGATGGCGGTCGCCGCCTCGGTCATCGCGGTGCTCTGGAACGTCTCCTTCAACGCCGCCTTCGAATGGTGGGAGGCGCGCCAGAGCGTCAAGGGCCGCTCGGTCGCGCGGCGCGTGGCGCACGCGATCGGCTTTGAGGGCGGGCTGGCGCTGATCCTGATTCCACTGATGGCCTGGTGGTTCGAGGTCACGCTCTGGCAGGCGCTGGTGATGGAAGGCGCGCTGGTGGTCTTCTTCCTGGTCTACACCTACGTCTTCAACTGGGGGTTCGACCACTTTTTCGGGCTGCCCGCTTCGGCACAGGCGGGCGTTTGA